The following are encoded together in the Pedobacter steynii genome:
- a CDS encoding sulfite exporter TauE/SafE family protein — translation MEFIYIYVFVVSFMATLVRSTFGFGESLVAVPLFILFIPLNIAVPLSVLISILVALVVVVQDHRQIHFNSAKWLIFFAVLGIPIGLVILIYCNEFWVKIALGLLIITHALYSIFGKNTQHLKTDSKLWLFICGFLSGVFGGAYGVNGPPLVVYGNMMNWSAKQFRATLQAYFLPASFIGAVGYFANGLITIQVLKYFVISLPAVIPAIFFGRYLNHTIKEDFFSYVYFALIVIGVFLIVNSFMAS, via the coding sequence ATGGAGTTTATTTATATTTATGTCTTTGTAGTGAGTTTTATGGCTACGCTCGTACGTTCAACGTTTGGTTTTGGTGAATCTTTGGTTGCTGTTCCCTTGTTTATTTTGTTTATTCCGCTGAATATCGCTGTCCCGCTTTCAGTTTTGATTTCAATTTTGGTTGCGCTGGTCGTGGTTGTCCAGGATCATCGCCAGATACATTTCAATAGTGCCAAATGGTTGATCTTTTTTGCAGTTCTGGGTATACCAATTGGTTTGGTTATTTTGATCTATTGCAATGAGTTCTGGGTTAAGATTGCTTTAGGACTGCTGATCATCACTCATGCGCTTTATTCAATTTTTGGGAAAAATACGCAGCATCTAAAGACAGATAGCAAGTTATGGCTTTTCATTTGCGGTTTTTTGTCGGGTGTATTCGGGGGTGCCTATGGGGTAAATGGACCGCCACTAGTGGTTTACGGCAATATGATGAATTGGAGCGCTAAGCAGTTCAGGGCAACCCTTCAGGCTTATTTCTTACCTGCAAGTTTTATTGGTGCTGTTGGATATTTTGCAAATGGATTGATTACAATTCAAGTGCTCAAGTATTTTGTGATTTCTCTGCCTGCTGTCATTCCAGCAATATTTTTTGGGCGATATTTGAACCATACCATTAAGGAGGACTTTTTTAGCTATGTTTATTTTGCACTTATTGTAATCGGCGTTTTTTTAATTGTCAATTCATTTATGGCGTCTTGA
- a CDS encoding cold-shock protein has protein sequence MQQGTVKFFNETKGFGFIVPANGDSEIFVHSSGLMDNIRENDSVSYDIEQGKKGLNAINVKIS, from the coding sequence ATGCAACAAGGAACAGTAAAATTTTTCAATGAGACAAAAGGTTTTGGATTTATCGTGCCAGCGAATGGTGATAGCGAAATCTTTGTTCATTCTTCTGGTTTAATGGACAACATTCGTGAGAATGATTCAGTAAGCTATGACATCGAGCAAGGTAAAAAAGGCTTGAACGCAATTAATGTTAAAATCAGCTAA